One window from the genome of Armatimonadota bacterium encodes:
- a CDS encoding beta-galactosidase, with translation MYRFLSTFFALCVVCTCAYGADVDIASVNVRSAEANPNLIPNGSFEQPGGNGSAKWWSWGTRWTADTTCTLDKTTAVSGRQSLRITNNTPLESPYTGLLTLTKSVVVEPGKPYTLSAWIKSNGTGVSSICAGAGWRYRVTLQPTGGLWLPFSMTFTPDDADKNNLGIFVQSESPTKGLWLDDFKLEQGESATYDQVPNGTASFLQLWPESRDMELLSEGSFSVPFLLNVPKSINATLEAKISTSSKIITKNVRLEPGMVRIVVDGSSKSAKYTPRTVTLRLLDGDKELVSAKTDILFHSQSYTKAGLQRLEHELPGLRAKLEQLKSRGQDVSYPMVTYTVLENFIGYAMEDTDKNEVKRASDALSDMDLIKSRLDKELSEALAGKRTFAAVPRWTGDTRPVIKSSSFIAPTVTPGKPGREMRPVFFTGYGHFAQVRADMEKWPNYGTNIIQIEIGPSSTLPDENKVNDEPARDLLKLLDRAQKSGVCVNLLISPHYVPGWVTDKMRSKSASAFLHYINRDPISHEMIKRHISALITPIKDHPALHSICLANEPTVFGDNSDYAVADWHAWLKDRHGDIKTLNDRWDTDYASFDDIKLPYAQGETEKSPMGRWLDCVRWNHEFMAGWYQMLADDVHEIAPNLAVHMKVQTPTLLGFAEVQAGNDPYLVGRVNDINGNDSVNWPSFGGGEFAQSWMTNARGEDLQRSVKDAPVFDSENHIIGDRDTRYIPGQVVRAALWQQAIHGQSATTIWVWERTYDRNHDFAASIMHRPECAEAVGIANYDMNRAADEITALQQAPAQVLILHDTSAMVYDGEPYDTCSKKAYMALGFCGVKMGFVTERQLEAGVVPNAPVVMVPYAKHLSDAAFKTLQAYKGRIVALGGDDLLAYNEYDKKRSESLNAERIAYTPSVTSEQDLHKLFLAKLSGWGIAPKIMLLDGKSNPVWGVEWKEADTADGTLVNLCNYLNEPISFRLSDKGKNVSAVDVLTGKVVRGIINLQPLDVKLLQVKD, from the coding sequence TACACTGACCAAATCTGTTGTTGTAGAGCCCGGCAAGCCCTATACTCTCAGCGCATGGATCAAGTCGAATGGTACGGGCGTATCTTCCATATGCGCTGGTGCGGGCTGGCGCTACAGAGTGACTCTGCAGCCCACCGGCGGCCTCTGGCTGCCTTTTTCAATGACATTTACTCCTGATGATGCCGATAAGAACAATCTCGGCATATTTGTTCAGTCCGAGTCTCCGACCAAGGGCTTATGGCTTGATGATTTCAAGCTCGAACAGGGTGAATCCGCTACGTATGATCAGGTTCCTAACGGCACAGCAAGTTTTCTTCAATTGTGGCCCGAGAGTAGAGACATGGAGCTTTTATCCGAGGGCAGCTTCAGCGTGCCTTTCCTGCTGAACGTCCCCAAGAGCATCAATGCTACTCTTGAAGCGAAGATATCTACATCTAGCAAGATTATCACTAAAAATGTAAGGTTGGAGCCGGGTATGGTCCGGATTGTTGTCGACGGCAGTTCAAAGAGCGCAAAGTACACTCCGAGAACGGTTACGCTTCGCCTCCTTGATGGTGATAAGGAACTCGTTTCGGCCAAGACCGACATTCTGTTCCATTCTCAGTCATATACGAAGGCCGGTCTGCAGCGTCTTGAACATGAACTACCAGGTTTAAGGGCTAAACTTGAACAACTGAAGTCCCGAGGTCAGGATGTTTCATATCCCATGGTGACCTATACAGTCCTCGAAAACTTCATAGGTTACGCGATGGAAGATACTGACAAGAACGAGGTCAAGCGCGCATCCGATGCTCTTTCAGATATGGACTTGATTAAATCAAGGCTGGATAAAGAGTTGTCCGAGGCTTTGGCGGGTAAGCGAACATTTGCAGCCGTTCCGAGATGGACCGGTGATACTCGCCCGGTGATAAAGAGCAGTTCTTTCATTGCGCCCACGGTCACGCCGGGTAAGCCAGGTCGCGAGATGCGTCCTGTATTCTTCACCGGATACGGTCACTTTGCCCAGGTTCGCGCCGATATGGAAAAATGGCCGAATTATGGGACTAATATCATACAGATCGAGATCGGGCCGTCAAGCACTCTGCCGGATGAGAACAAGGTGAATGATGAGCCTGCGCGCGATTTGCTGAAACTCCTCGACAGAGCTCAAAAGTCGGGAGTCTGCGTGAACCTGCTGATAAGCCCGCATTATGTTCCGGGATGGGTAACGGATAAAATGCGAAGCAAGTCCGCATCAGCGTTCCTGCACTATATCAATCGTGACCCGATCAGCCATGAAATGATCAAACGTCACATTTCAGCGCTTATAACACCGATTAAGGACCACCCTGCGCTCCACAGCATATGTCTTGCCAATGAACCGACTGTTTTTGGTGACAATTCTGACTACGCCGTTGCCGACTGGCACGCATGGCTAAAGGACAGGCACGGCGACATCAAAACTCTGAATGATCGCTGGGATACGGATTATGCGAGTTTCGATGATATTAAGCTTCCGTATGCCCAGGGTGAGACCGAAAAGAGCCCGATGGGCAGATGGTTGGACTGCGTGCGCTGGAACCATGAGTTTATGGCCGGCTGGTATCAGATGCTTGCCGATGATGTACATGAAATTGCTCCAAATCTGGCTGTGCATATGAAAGTCCAGACTCCGACCCTGCTTGGCTTTGCCGAAGTCCAGGCAGGCAATGACCCTTACCTGGTCGGGCGTGTAAACGATATCAATGGAAACGACTCCGTGAACTGGCCCAGTTTCGGCGGTGGCGAGTTTGCTCAGAGCTGGATGACTAACGCCAGGGGTGAAGATCTCCAGCGGTCAGTGAAAGACGCTCCGGTCTTTGACTCTGAGAACCACATAATCGGCGACAGAGACACCAGATATATTCCGGGGCAGGTGGTTCGAGCGGCTCTGTGGCAGCAGGCGATCCATGGCCAGAGCGCGACCACGATCTGGGTATGGGAACGCACATATGACAGGAATCATGACTTTGCGGCCAGCATTATGCACAGGCCGGAATGCGCGGAGGCGGTAGGCATTGCAAACTATGATATGAACCGGGCCGCCGATGAGATCACAGCGCTTCAACAGGCTCCCGCGCAGGTGCTGATCCTGCACGATACGTCCGCAATGGTCTACGACGGAGAGCCATATGATACCTGTTCCAAGAAAGCATATATGGCTCTTGGCTTTTGCGGTGTGAAGATGGGGTTTGTCACCGAGCGCCAGTTGGAGGCCGGAGTTGTGCCGAATGCGCCTGTCGTTATGGTTCCCTATGCCAAGCATCTCTCTGACGCAGCGTTTAAGACTCTGCAGGCATACAAAGGCCGGATAGTTGCTCTCGGCGGCGATGACTTGCTCGCATATAACGAGTATGACAAGAAGAGATCAGAGAGTCTCAATGCTGAGAGAATTGCATATACTCCAAGTGTTACAAGTGAGCAAGATCTTCATAAGCTGTTTCTGGCTAAGTTGTCGGGGTGGGGAATCGCTCCAAAGATCATGCTCCTTGACGGCAAATCGAACCCTGTGTGGGGAGTGGAATGGAAAGAGGCAGATACAGCCGATGGGACGCTGGTCAATCTCTGCAATTATCTGAACGAACCAATAAGCTTCAGATTGTCTGATAAAGGCAAGAATGTCAGCGCAGTAGATGTTTTGACAGGAAAGGTTGTGCGCGGCATAATAAATCTTCAGCCTCTTGATGTGAAGCTGCTGCAAGTAAAAGATTAG
- a CDS encoding prepilin-type N-terminal cleavage/methylation domain-containing protein → MRRGFTLIELLVVIAIIAILAAILFPVYTTAKEHANATRCLNNLKQLSTGLFMYCDSNNGRMPATIPHNGSYTWCGVGPSGAGYDWHIENASLYKYVNNIDTFHCPTTYPKNHRQTSYGLNQDLNGQILAVDTAGRTSQIMMLLDEENNNDGNCAYNDPADQPTVIHFKGANLAYSDGHVKYKTKAQLVNEYKSGNWTSNHLKFH, encoded by the coding sequence ATGAGGAGAGGGTTTACTTTAATTGAACTGTTGGTCGTAATCGCGATCATAGCAATTTTGGCGGCAATATTGTTCCCCGTCTATACGACTGCAAAGGAGCATGCAAATGCCACAAGGTGTTTGAATAACCTAAAGCAGTTGTCAACAGGTTTGTTTATGTATTGTGATTCAAACAATGGGCGTATGCCTGCCACTATACCGCATAACGGTTCGTATACTTGGTGCGGAGTAGGGCCAAGTGGAGCAGGTTATGACTGGCATATAGAAAATGCCAGCCTCTACAAGTATGTAAACAATATAGATACATTTCATTGTCCTACTACATATCCCAAGAATCATAGGCAAACCTCCTATGGGCTGAATCAGGATCTTAATGGCCAAATTTTAGCAGTAGATACAGCCGGGCGTACAAGCCAGATAATGATGCTGCTTGATGAGGAAAATAATAACGATGGCAATTGCGCATATAATGATCCTGCCGACCAGCCCACCGTAATTCATTTCAAGGGAGCGAATCTTGCCTATAGTGACGGCCATGTCAAGTACAAGACAAAAGCTCAGTTGGTGAACGAATACAAAAGCGGTAATTGGACTTCCAACCACTTAAAGTTCCATTAA
- a CDS encoding prepilin-type N-terminal cleavage/methylation domain-containing protein translates to MKKRGFTLIELLVVIAIIAILAAILFPVMTNAKKKAQQSTCASNLKQLMMGIRSYCDDFNGGMPLCTYIIGTPEACDWSGCHNAAGGTWNLQDATILRYIRNTKVFECPSNSAYRNKCPYAMNWKIASLRYYRKHCILETITAGRSSRVVVLIEELKPDDSYFMWGNEYQDFSIIHLAGGNNAYADGHVAYKSQAYMRGQKKLANQNSMDSCLYVPGT, encoded by the coding sequence ATGAAAAAAAGAGGGTTTACGTTAATTGAGCTGCTTGTTGTAATTGCCATTATAGCGATATTGGCAGCGATCCTGTTTCCAGTTATGACGAATGCAAAAAAGAAAGCGCAGCAGTCCACTTGTGCCAGCAATTTGAAGCAGTTGATGATGGGTATCCGCTCATATTGTGATGATTTTAACGGAGGGATGCCGCTGTGTACCTATATTATAGGGACACCTGAAGCATGTGACTGGTCAGGGTGCCATAATGCCGCTGGTGGAACTTGGAACTTGCAGGATGCGACAATATTGCGCTATATTAGAAATACCAAAGTATTTGAGTGTCCATCGAATTCCGCTTATCGGAATAAATGCCCATATGCCATGAATTGGAAAATCGCAAGTCTTAGATACTATAGAAAGCATTGCATTCTGGAGACTATAACAGCAGGCCGTTCTTCTCGTGTTGTTGTTTTGATTGAAGAATTAAAACCTGATGATTCTTACTTTATGTGGGGAAATGAGTACCAAGATTTCAGCATCATTCACCTTGCAGGTGGAAACAATGCATATGCTGATGGTCATGTAGCGTATAAATCCCAGGCTTACATGCGTGGACAGAAGAAGCTGGCGAATCAAAACAGTATGGACAGTTGTCTCTACGTTCCGGGCACCTAG
- a CDS encoding discoidin domain-containing protein produces the protein MQKSRLIVLLVVVSILALSLPSMAQLASGNWPRPGRDYHNSGLSPATVIAKPVLKSWAPKAVTGYNASPYYWLDFTFDGIQIDPQGNLYVQGDDEFSVIKISPTGTYPWASPYGASITSHNNYYMYYGLSLFDDGVNQYAIAGPQQWKSGSWDDRKVYAINPSTGAASWSSGLLNDSWYVSHTNTARTGMTTNVTTSIGPDGSIYTGNFRDSYFDPVGSVFALDKTGARKWAWNQYGQGDTYGSAAIKQLNGKNIIYTASGITHNDATGAYAGYPAVPNILALQDDGTSASLLWSANMGFTTSQPVLSSDGNTLYVAGRDTRPLSTGTGGITVGSYCDTFFAFEADTGVKKWSLSTGARHAFSPTLGPNNMIYVCGGYFRTANQNLAATPDVMPTANPGVLVAIKDNGSTGEVKWSLPLPDDETSDTTRVAVISTTPTTMYVATGNGRVYCVQDMGTYAKILWTWQAFSTRWCGVWGHGFTPANIVVADDGTIYTGWKNNLYAFEPGYNAGSPVGISGTVKDAEGNPIANAWVAAVASTSVYPLADNANRLWTKTNSDGTYQITPNAAGTYNVAAAAQGYESSANQTAAFTTTTTSVTAVDFTLSPAKYNWALGASASATSVNASYPAALACDGDLTSRYASTAASSALTIDLGSEKTIAEAVIYWWYNYGKAYTLEYSTDGTTWATPVAYQTTTGNGGFPLAFIPNDAITNGYCGGPVKSADVIKFSTPIAARYWKVNFTSVKNFYGDSYKGGATVYGSTATYASIWDVELRDSTKAGEPTPNTIASVKAADDGDGVAVSNLRVTAVAGGGVPTDTLFVETADRTAGIKVKFTGLPTTIQFGDKVAVVGRVATDPVTTERYIQATAVTRLDSTACPANPALAELSMNNKAVADSVSQGLFIKTWGKVSDSATGSFKISDGSAAPIKVLCDSTGAISLPVNDNYIRVRGVVGKDADGPVLYMRNERADWAYGSDNIQALPFTGNSKYPVEYLVLGPFTTDPAPTNAYDLLGVDFIGETTIGTSVMPAAGLVTAGKTWFASSASSAAGILDFNKVFGVVTSVSAAYAHLYLWSETEAPTVAITTGSDDWLKVYVNGSLQYTKDETAYPTGRGVTIGQDGPTAITLHQGLNSILFKVVNGQTGFGINSQFTDVETYGGTGYGGYNPYAATGLGYSLNPGL, from the coding sequence ATGCAGAAATCAAGATTGATCGTGTTGTTGGTCGTAGTCAGCATCCTTGCGCTGTCGCTGCCTTCAATGGCGCAGCTCGCATCGGGCAACTGGCCGAGACCTGGACGCGATTACCACAACAGCGGGCTCAGCCCGGCAACAGTTATCGCAAAGCCTGTGCTCAAGTCATGGGCGCCGAAGGCGGTAACAGGCTACAATGCCTCACCTTATTACTGGTTGGACTTTACATTTGATGGGATTCAGATCGACCCGCAGGGCAATCTCTATGTCCAGGGCGATGATGAGTTCTCGGTAATAAAGATAAGTCCTACAGGCACTTATCCATGGGCATCACCCTATGGAGCTTCTATCACAAGCCATAACAACTATTATATGTATTATGGTTTGTCCTTGTTTGACGATGGCGTAAACCAGTATGCCATTGCGGGACCGCAGCAGTGGAAATCCGGCTCATGGGATGACAGAAAAGTATATGCCATAAACCCGAGTACCGGAGCAGCTTCCTGGTCGTCCGGGCTCTTAAATGATTCTTGGTATGTGTCACATACTAACACTGCAAGAACCGGTATGACTACCAATGTTACCACATCAATTGGGCCTGACGGCTCAATCTATACCGGCAACTTCCGAGATTCTTACTTTGACCCAGTCGGTTCAGTATTTGCCCTTGACAAGACTGGCGCTCGAAAGTGGGCTTGGAACCAGTATGGACAGGGCGACACCTATGGTTCCGCTGCAATAAAGCAGTTGAATGGGAAGAACATCATTTATACCGCCAGCGGAATCACTCATAATGATGCCACAGGTGCGTATGCCGGCTATCCGGCAGTCCCGAATATACTAGCTCTCCAGGACGACGGCACTTCGGCCTCTCTGCTTTGGAGCGCGAATATGGGATTTACCACTTCTCAGCCTGTTCTTTCAAGTGACGGTAACACTCTGTATGTGGCGGGTCGCGATACTCGTCCTCTTTCTACTGGCACAGGCGGCATTACAGTCGGCTCATATTGCGACACTTTCTTTGCGTTCGAAGCCGATACAGGCGTTAAGAAATGGTCCCTGAGCACCGGCGCACGCCATGCGTTCTCGCCGACTCTGGGTCCCAACAACATGATATATGTCTGCGGCGGATACTTCAGAACCGCGAATCAGAACCTGGCGGCTACGCCTGATGTTATGCCAACTGCGAATCCCGGTGTGCTCGTCGCCATTAAGGATAACGGTTCAACAGGTGAAGTCAAGTGGTCTCTACCTCTGCCTGACGATGAGACATCAGATACCACACGTGTTGCAGTTATAAGCACTACGCCTACCACTATGTATGTGGCAACCGGTAATGGTAGAGTATACTGCGTCCAGGATATGGGCACTTATGCCAAGATCCTCTGGACTTGGCAGGCATTTTCAACTCGCTGGTGCGGTGTGTGGGGACATGGCTTTACACCGGCCAATATTGTAGTTGCTGATGATGGAACGATCTACACTGGTTGGAAGAACAACTTGTATGCGTTTGAGCCTGGCTATAATGCCGGCAGTCCTGTAGGCATCAGCGGCACCGTCAAGGATGCCGAAGGCAACCCGATTGCAAATGCATGGGTAGCTGCGGTAGCCTCAACATCGGTGTACCCGCTCGCCGATAATGCCAATCGTTTGTGGACAAAGACAAACTCAGACGGCACCTATCAGATAACACCGAATGCCGCCGGAACATACAATGTCGCAGCGGCTGCTCAGGGTTATGAGAGCAGTGCGAATCAGACTGCAGCGTTCACGACTACCACTACCAGCGTTACGGCTGTAGACTTCACTCTCAGCCCTGCGAAGTACAACTGGGCGCTTGGTGCATCCGCATCAGCAACCAGTGTGAATGCTTCATATCCGGCTGCTTTGGCATGCGATGGTGATCTTACAAGCCGCTATGCTTCTACGGCAGCTTCTTCTGCATTGACTATTGATCTTGGTTCAGAGAAGACAATAGCTGAGGCCGTAATTTACTGGTGGTATAACTACGGCAAGGCCTATACGCTGGAATACAGTACTGATGGTACTACCTGGGCTACACCAGTAGCTTATCAAACCACAACCGGTAATGGTGGTTTCCCGCTGGCATTTATTCCGAATGATGCTATTACTAATGGTTACTGTGGTGGTCCTGTAAAAAGCGCTGATGTTATAAAGTTCTCGACGCCAATCGCTGCGCGGTATTGGAAAGTGAACTTTACATCAGTCAAGAACTTCTACGGTGACAGCTACAAGGGTGGCGCAACGGTTTACGGTTCAACTGCCACTTATGCTTCAATCTGGGATGTCGAACTCAGAGACAGCACCAAGGCCGGCGAACCGACTCCTAATACGATTGCATCTGTTAAGGCTGCGGACGATGGTGATGGAGTTGCGGTAAGCAACCTGCGCGTGACTGCTGTCGCGGGTGGCGGTGTACCCACAGACACACTCTTTGTCGAGACCGCGGATCGCACTGCCGGTATCAAGGTTAAATTCACCGGTCTACCGACGACGATCCAGTTTGGTGACAAAGTCGCAGTGGTTGGAAGAGTTGCCACAGATCCTGTTACCACTGAGAGATACATTCAGGCGACTGCTGTTACACGCCTGGATTCAACGGCATGTCCTGCAAATCCGGCACTTGCCGAGCTTAGCATGAATAACAAGGCCGTAGCGGACAGTGTTTCCCAGGGTCTGTTTATCAAGACATGGGGCAAGGTCTCCGACTCTGCAACCGGCAGCTTCAAGATCAGTGATGGTTCCGCTGCTCCGATCAAGGTGCTGTGTGACAGCACCGGTGCGATCAGCCTGCCTGTGAATGACAACTACATCAGAGTTCGTGGTGTTGTGGGCAAGGACGCCGACGGTCCGGTTCTCTATATGAGAAATGAGCGTGCCGACTGGGCTTATGGCTCAGATAATATACAGGCACTGCCGTTTACCGGCAACTCCAAGTATCCGGTTGAGTACCTGGTGCTTGGTCCGTTCACCACTGATCCTGCTCCGACCAATGCTTACGACCTGCTTGGTGTGGACTTCATCGGTGAGACTACCATCGGCACATCAGTTATGCCCGCTGCGGGTCTTGTGACTGCAGGTAAGACTTGGTTTGCTTCTTCTGCGAGCAGCGCTGCTGGCATACTGGACTTCAACAAAGTATTTGGAGTCGTCACTAGCGTTTCAGCAGCATATGCACACTTGTATCTGTGGTCTGAGACAGAGGCGCCTACTGTGGCGATAACGACTGGCTCTGATGACTGGCTGAAGGTATATGTCAATGGATCCCTGCAGTATACGAAGGATGAAACTGCTTATCCTACGGGCCGTGGCGTTACAATCGGTCAGGATGGACCTACAGCCATCACTCTTCATCAGGGACTGAACAGCATACTGTTCAAGGTTGTCAATGGTCAAACTGGCTTTGGTATTAACAGCCAGTTCACTGATGTGGAAACTTATGGAGGCACTGGTTACGGCGGTTACAACCCGTACGCAGCCACTGGCCTGGGCTATTCGCTTAACCCTGGACTGTAA
- a CDS encoding sialidase family protein produces MSQTIPEPEYQIVAPYSPEHPRNGEGDIIALKDGSLLLAYGKWSGGGDDFDFAEVWSKTSTDGGRKWGNDRVIVPNEGKVTTFSTGLLRLANGEILMSSLSKDSMEDCSIFLRKSSDECKTWTPRIKFETPEGYSNYTGMNNGRLIQLKSGRILGAGFDGWVNGRPFIAFSLISDDNGDTWRASKNYVNILDLESTNKDGAQEPGVIELKDGRIMMWIRNSLGYVAKAYSTDQGETWSKPELIKQLKAPLAPASIKRLPQTGDLLIVWNNNQTARRPLNSAISKDDGETWENIKVVDDHEVTSWGFAYTSITPLDDMVILTYWNGDASSLKMARIDYRWFYQPDGCI; encoded by the coding sequence ATGTCCCAGACAATCCCGGAGCCAGAATACCAGATCGTGGCTCCATATTCGCCCGAGCATCCGAGAAACGGAGAAGGGGATATCATTGCTCTCAAAGACGGCAGCCTCTTGCTTGCATATGGCAAGTGGAGTGGCGGTGGAGATGACTTCGACTTCGCGGAGGTCTGGAGTAAGACATCGACAGATGGCGGCAGGAAATGGGGCAACGACCGCGTAATTGTCCCGAATGAAGGTAAAGTAACGACATTTTCGACTGGTCTTCTACGGCTGGCAAATGGTGAGATACTAATGTCATCTCTGAGCAAAGACTCAATGGAGGACTGCTCGATTTTCCTGCGGAAGTCCAGTGATGAGTGTAAAACTTGGACTCCTCGCATCAAGTTTGAGACGCCTGAAGGCTACTCCAACTACACAGGCATGAACAACGGCCGCCTAATCCAGCTAAAGAGTGGGCGAATACTTGGCGCAGGCTTTGATGGATGGGTGAATGGTCGTCCATTCATCGCGTTTTCGCTTATATCGGATGATAACGGCGATACATGGCGCGCAAGCAAGAACTATGTCAATATTCTAGATCTTGAGTCCACAAACAAGGATGGTGCACAGGAACCGGGTGTTATAGAGCTTAAAGACGGCAGGATCATGATGTGGATACGTAACAGTCTCGGCTATGTAGCAAAGGCATATTCAACAGATCAGGGCGAGACATGGAGCAAACCGGAACTCATAAAGCAGCTAAAAGCGCCTCTTGCTCCTGCCAGTATCAAGAGACTACCCCAGACCGGCGATCTGCTCATCGTATGGAATAACAATCAAACCGCTCGCCGCCCATTAAACTCAGCAATCTCAAAGGACGATGGCGAAACCTGGGAGAATATTAAAGTTGTCGATGACCATGAAGTAACATCATGGGGATTTGCGTATACCAGTATAACCCCGCTCGATGATATGGTTATCCTCACTTACTGGAATGGCGATGCTTCAAGCTTGAAGATGGCTAGAATCGATTATAGATGGTTTTATCAGCCAGATGGCTGCATATGA
- a CDS encoding sialidase family protein, with translation MSEIIPDPESQIVAPYSPEHTRNGEADIIQLEDGSLLLAYGRWNGGQDDFDSAEVWCKTSTDGGKTWGNDRVLVSNEGKVTTFSVSLLRLQSGEILMAYLVKNSTDDCSIFFRKSADECKTWSQRIKYEIPPEYSGYTGMNNNRLIQLKSGRIVGAAFDGAYVKGDPMISFTIYSDDNGDTWAKSNDIDIRVIDPANRHGAQEPCVIELKDGRMMMIIRNNLGCLGRSYSTDRGETWSRFEQVKELEASLSPASIVRLPQTGDLLLIWNNSKTMDRRPLTSAISKDDGATWENFRVVDDGEVTFWGFAYISITPVNDKILLTYWNGDAANLKLTSIDYRWFYQKG, from the coding sequence ATGTCCGAGATAATTCCTGATCCTGAATCGCAAATTGTAGCTCCATACTCACCGGAGCATACAAGAAACGGTGAAGCTGATATAATCCAGCTTGAGGACGGCAGCCTTTTACTTGCATATGGTAGGTGGAATGGCGGCCAGGACGACTTCGACTCAGCAGAAGTCTGGTGCAAAACATCGACCGATGGTGGCAAGACATGGGGCAATGACCGCGTACTCGTGTCCAATGAGGGCAAAGTCACGACATTCTCAGTCTCCCTTCTAAGGCTTCAAAGCGGTGAGATATTGATGGCTTACCTGGTGAAGAACTCAACGGATGACTGCTCGATCTTCTTCCGCAAGTCCGCTGATGAGTGCAAAACCTGGAGTCAGCGCATTAAGTATGAGATTCCACCGGAATATTCCGGCTATACTGGTATGAACAACAACCGGTTAATCCAGCTCAAGAGCGGTCGGATTGTTGGAGCTGCATTTGACGGTGCGTATGTCAAGGGCGATCCGATGATTTCCTTCACGATATATTCGGACGATAATGGTGATACGTGGGCCAAGAGCAACGATATAGATATACGCGTGATCGATCCGGCAAACAGGCATGGCGCTCAGGAGCCATGTGTGATCGAGCTGAAGGACGGCCGTATGATGATGATCATACGCAACAATCTGGGCTGTCTCGGGCGGTCCTATTCTACTGACCGGGGTGAAACATGGAGCCGTTTCGAGCAGGTCAAGGAGCTTGAAGCTTCGCTTTCTCCAGCATCTATCGTAAGGCTTCCTCAGACAGGCGATCTGCTGCTTATCTGGAACAACAGTAAGACTATGGATCGGCGACCGCTGACATCGGCTATTTCCAAAGATGATGGCGCCACATGGGAGAATTTTAGGGTAGTCGATGACGGTGAAGTCACTTTTTGGGGCTTTGCATATATAAGCATTACACCGGTTAATGATAAGATTCTGCTCACGTATTGGAACGGTGACGCCGCTAACCTAAAACTGACCTCAATTGACTACAGATGGTTTTACCAGAAAGGCTAA
- a CDS encoding zinc-ribbon domain-containing protein, with the protein MSQDKEIKCKDCGQNFIFTAGEQEFFQSRGFSEPIRCKSCREIRKSQKNDGGYGGGGGRW; encoded by the coding sequence GTGTCCCAAGACAAAGAAATCAAGTGCAAGGATTGCGGTCAGAACTTCATCTTCACCGCAGGTGAACAGGAGTTCTTCCAGTCCCGAGGTTTCAGCGAACCGATTCGCTGCAAGTCCTGCAGGGAAATCCGCAAGTCCCAGAAGAATGATGGTGGCTACGGTGGCGGCGGTGGCCGCTGGTAG